One window of Centropristis striata isolate RG_2023a ecotype Rhode Island chromosome 23, C.striata_1.0, whole genome shotgun sequence genomic DNA carries:
- the c1ql3a gene encoding complement C1q-like protein 3 translates to MVLVLVILIPVLVNSAGTAAHYEMLGTCRMVCDPYGTKSPTSTASADPVRDNSLVQSLPTFIQGPKGEPGRPGKAGPRGPPGEPGPPGPAGPPGDKGEPGRPGLPGPPGPNAAAGAISAATYSTVPKIAFYAGLKKQHEGYEVLKFDDVVTNLGNHYDPTTGKFTCSIPGIYFFTYHVLMRGGDGTSMWADLCKNNQVRASAIAQDADQNYDYASNSAVLHLEPGDEVYIKLDGGKAHGGNNNKYSTFSGFIIYAD, encoded by the exons atggttctggttctggtcatCCTCATCCCAGTTCTGGTCAACTCGGCGGGCACGGCGGCGCACTACGAGATGCTGGGTACCTGCAGGATGGTGTGCGACCCGTACGGCACCAAGTCCCCCACCAGCACCGCGTCGGCGGACCCGGTGCGCGACAACAGCCTGGTGCAGTCTCTACCCACGTTCATCCAAGGACCGAAAGGGGAGCCGGGTCGCCCGGGGAAGGCGGGTCCGAGGGGACCCCCCGGTGAGCCGGGGCCGCCTGGTCCAGCGGGGCCACCTGGGGATAAAGGAGAACCGGGCAGACCTGGTTTACCGGGACCTCCCGGTCCCAACGCGGCCGCCGGAGCGATCAGCGCGGCCACGTACAGCACCGTGCCCAAGATCGCTTTTTACGCGGGGCTGAAAAAGCAGCACGAGGGCTACGAGGTGCTCAAGTTTGACGACGTGGTGACGAACCTGGGGAACCACTACGACCCCACCACTGGGAAGTTCACTTGCTCCATCCCAGGGATTTATTTCTTCACTTACCACGTCCTGATGCGCGGAGGGGACGGCACCAGCATGTGGGCAGACCTCTGCAAGAACAACCAG GTGCGTGCCAGTGCCATCGCCCAGGACGCAGACCAAAACTATGACTATGCCAGTAACAGCGCTGTGCTGCACCTGGAGCCAGGAGACGAGGTCTACATTAAACTAGACGGAGGCAAAGCTCACGGaggcaacaacaacaagtaCAGCACCTTCTCTGGATTCATCATCTACGCTGACTAG